A single genomic interval of Leptospira montravelensis harbors:
- a CDS encoding 7TM diverse intracellular signaling domain-containing protein: MKWILTFILLCLFHTNVFADTKNCPNTTPVALSSLQGKTFDLSHHLTYFSKNPSLQTLSEVLIHFQTYPTEKSEGIVPNFGNTDKQYWFCFIIHNDENHYKRIITFIKYPLLDEVKFFALRESGEISENIQGRLYPFRNRERDYRGFSYGTDLLPSETVTYFVGVKTDSSISVPLMIAEEKDFDSFVSLDTLLQGFYFGIVGVMTLYNLFVYFMVRDKAYIFYVLYLFLSAILFQFSMQGLFPALFFPSSPELVYHTHNPLYFLFLISCFPLSITFMNLKENSPFVYKWFIALSIIPTICLFLLPFLPYRLMNRAGDIFSFLLAFFALVVSFYIAYIKKFPPARFYFFGFFFVIVGGLATVLRYMGFFPVNVFTENAFQIGTAIEVLLMAFGLGDRISVVRKEKDKIQFKAEINKQKLIAYGKELKLAQKLQESTLPQVLPKFPGLIIKTGYFPASLVGGDFYDLTVYGKHQICGLIADVTGHGVPAAIEAAMLKIAYMQTLAFANKPGKVLESINVSLAGNYKNQFLTASAIFIDLEQKLLKVANAGHPALYKFNEESAFIEVIRPKGKLIGYAKEVQYPEETYKLATGDKILLFTDGIWDLWENGDSGEEELIQWLLKRKAESVESLYGGIDEHIRLRNKEGPADDDITLILFEIT; the protein is encoded by the coding sequence ATGAAATGGATCCTCACCTTCATTCTGTTATGTCTCTTTCATACAAACGTATTTGCTGACACTAAAAATTGTCCGAACACAACGCCTGTTGCGCTCTCCTCTCTACAAGGCAAAACTTTTGACCTATCCCATCACCTAACTTATTTTTCTAAAAACCCTTCCCTCCAAACGCTATCTGAGGTTTTAATTCACTTCCAAACATATCCTACAGAAAAATCGGAAGGTATCGTCCCGAACTTTGGAAATACTGACAAACAGTATTGGTTTTGTTTTATCATTCATAACGATGAAAATCATTACAAACGAATCATCACTTTTATAAAATACCCATTACTGGATGAGGTTAAATTTTTCGCCTTACGAGAATCAGGTGAAATTTCAGAAAACATCCAAGGTAGACTTTATCCATTTAGGAACAGAGAAAGAGATTATCGAGGATTCAGTTATGGAACTGACCTTTTGCCAAGTGAAACAGTCACTTATTTCGTAGGTGTCAAAACAGATAGTTCCATTTCTGTGCCACTCATGATCGCAGAAGAAAAAGATTTTGATAGTTTTGTTTCTTTGGATACTTTACTACAAGGTTTTTATTTCGGTATAGTGGGAGTGATGACTTTATACAATCTTTTTGTATATTTCATGGTTCGAGACAAAGCTTATATTTTTTATGTTTTATATTTATTTTTATCAGCAATTTTATTTCAATTTTCTATGCAAGGATTGTTTCCTGCACTTTTTTTTCCGTCCTCACCCGAATTAGTTTATCATACACATAATCCACTTTATTTTTTATTTTTAATTTCCTGTTTTCCGCTAAGTATCACTTTCATGAATTTAAAGGAAAACTCTCCTTTCGTTTACAAATGGTTTATAGCACTTAGTATCATTCCCACTATCTGCCTTTTTTTACTTCCTTTTTTACCTTACCGACTGATGAACAGGGCAGGAGATATATTTTCATTTTTACTCGCTTTTTTTGCTTTGGTAGTCTCTTTTTACATTGCTTACATAAAAAAATTCCCGCCTGCAAGATTTTATTTTTTTGGGTTTTTCTTTGTGATTGTTGGTGGACTTGCTACCGTTCTCAGGTACATGGGGTTTTTTCCTGTGAATGTTTTTACTGAAAATGCATTTCAGATCGGAACTGCTATCGAAGTATTACTAATGGCATTTGGTTTGGGTGATCGGATTTCTGTGGTTCGCAAAGAAAAAGACAAAATCCAATTCAAAGCAGAAATCAACAAACAAAAGTTAATCGCCTATGGAAAAGAACTAAAATTAGCCCAAAAACTACAAGAGTCAACCTTACCGCAAGTCTTACCCAAATTTCCAGGCCTTATCATCAAAACAGGATATTTTCCTGCTTCTTTGGTGGGTGGAGATTTTTATGACCTAACCGTTTATGGCAAACACCAAATTTGTGGACTCATTGCCGATGTTACGGGACACGGTGTACCTGCCGCCATTGAAGCTGCCATGTTAAAAATTGCTTATATGCAAACTTTGGCCTTTGCCAATAAACCTGGAAAAGTTTTAGAGAGCATCAATGTTTCTCTTGCCGGTAATTATAAAAACCAATTTTTAACTGCCAGTGCGATCTTTATCGATTTGGAACAAAAACTATTAAAAGTAGCTAATGCTGGACATCCCGCCTTATACAAGTTTAATGAAGAATCCGCATTCATTGAAGTCATTCGACCTAAAGGCAAACTCATAGGATATGCAAAAGAAGTCCAGTATCCAGAAGAAACTTACAAACTCGCAACCGGAGATAAAATTTTACTATTTACCGATGGGATTTGGGATTTATGGGAAAATGGTGATTCAGGAGAAGAGGAATTAATTCAGTGGTTGCTCAAAAGAAAAGCGGAATCAGTGGAATCTTTGTATGGTGGGATTGATGAACACATTCGCCTACGGAACAAAGAAGGTCCCGCAGACGATGATATAACATTGATTCTATTTGAAATTACTTAA
- a CDS encoding Na/Pi cotransporter family protein → MNWSLLIQVLGGLGIFIYGMKLLSESLQRVAGDRLRSFLSSMTRNRVSAVFSGLFITSTIQSSSATTVLVVGFVNAGLISLAQAIGVIMGANIGTTITAWIVSFLGFKFNIASFALPAVAAGVILNFSRKESRSGWGSFLIGFGFLFLGLDYLKTSVPDSAKDPDSFLFLQQYTNMGFNTILLFVLIGALLTIVIQSSSASTTITITLAFSGYIPIDAAYGMILGENIGTTITANLAAIPGNRNAKKAALAHTMFNVFGVVWALLFFKLFTGIVDDLIPGDPLTDKESTRFHISLFHTMFNITNTLVLIWFVNTISKVVSAIVDGLASKTGKDKDSIRLLQAGAVKTTELAMVELVEFTKKIIRDTYDFLRLTEQILLQPYDAARVLQVLKKEEELDQVRTEVLTYLNQIQETGITGNYAKDVLGIMERVKAVEEMGDNFASIARKMRKSHRQKVSLDKTFGNSVKEQMDLLKHHYDILLVNLDQSETFDILGNPQIRNQSREYRFQMIRSIKKNDSKVKKKKYQKKDNLMPALLYRDVSRNLDNISRLLNAAIYADV, encoded by the coding sequence ATGAATTGGTCACTACTCATTCAAGTTTTAGGTGGGCTCGGGATTTTCATCTACGGGATGAAATTACTAAGTGAGTCCTTACAACGCGTGGCGGGAGATCGGCTTCGTTCCTTTCTTTCGTCTATGACGCGAAACAGAGTTTCTGCTGTGTTCAGCGGACTATTTATTACATCTACAATACAATCCAGTTCGGCAACCACCGTACTTGTTGTTGGATTTGTGAATGCAGGTTTAATTTCACTCGCCCAAGCCATCGGTGTGATCATGGGGGCCAACATTGGAACCACTATCACGGCATGGATTGTATCCTTTTTAGGATTTAAATTTAATATTGCATCGTTCGCATTACCAGCTGTGGCAGCAGGGGTGATCTTAAATTTTTCACGCAAAGAAAGCAGATCCGGTTGGGGAAGTTTCCTCATTGGATTTGGATTTTTGTTTTTAGGATTGGATTATTTAAAAACATCTGTTCCTGACAGTGCAAAGGATCCAGATAGTTTTCTATTCTTACAACAATACACAAATATGGGATTCAACACCATATTGTTGTTTGTATTGATTGGTGCCTTACTAACGATTGTGATTCAATCTTCTTCTGCTTCCACAACCATCACCATTACACTTGCATTCTCAGGTTATATCCCGATTGATGCGGCCTATGGTATGATCCTTGGGGAAAACATTGGAACTACAATTACTGCCAACCTAGCAGCCATTCCGGGAAATCGAAACGCTAAAAAAGCAGCACTGGCTCACACTATGTTCAATGTGTTCGGTGTGGTTTGGGCACTCCTATTTTTCAAACTGTTTACTGGCATTGTAGATGATTTGATTCCTGGAGATCCACTCACAGATAAAGAATCAACTAGATTCCATATTTCTTTATTCCATACAATGTTTAACATCACAAATACTCTGGTCCTCATTTGGTTTGTGAATACAATTTCGAAAGTGGTAAGTGCCATTGTTGATGGCCTAGCTTCCAAAACAGGAAAAGACAAAGATTCCATTCGACTTTTGCAAGCCGGTGCTGTAAAAACAACGGAACTTGCGATGGTGGAACTAGTGGAGTTCACGAAAAAAATCATTCGTGATACTTATGATTTCCTAAGGTTGACAGAACAAATTTTGTTACAACCTTATGATGCTGCTCGTGTCCTTCAGGTATTAAAAAAAGAAGAAGAGTTGGACCAAGTTCGTACAGAAGTGCTCACTTACTTAAACCAAATCCAAGAAACTGGGATTACTGGAAACTATGCAAAAGATGTATTAGGAATTATGGAAAGGGTGAAGGCAGTGGAAGAAATGGGTGATAACTTTGCCTCCATTGCACGAAAAATGAGAAAATCTCACCGCCAAAAAGTATCTTTGGACAAAACGTTCGGTAATTCTGTAAAAGAACAAATGGATTTACTCAAACACCATTATGACATTTTGCTCGTGAACTTGGATCAAAGTGAAACTTTTGATATCCTTGGGAATCCACAAATTCGTAACCAAAGTCGTGAGTATCGTTTCCAAATGATTCGTTCCATCAAAAAGAACGATTCTAAAGTGAAGAAGAAAAAGTATCAGAAAAAAGACAATTTGATGCCAGCTCTACTTTACCGTGATGTATCTCGTAACTTAGACAATATTTCCAGACTACTCAATGCAGCGATTTATGCGGACGTTTAG
- a CDS encoding FKBP-type peptidyl-prolyl cis-trans isomerase, protein MNMSKTISKGMVVGFSYHLKNAQGETLDQSDEPLLYLHGWQNIIPGLEKELEGLVNGDSKNVTVPPEDGYGTYNEALIFQVPKTELPPEAELEVGMEFQTDTPEGRMVLYLQEVRDADVILNGNHPLAGETLHFDVTIKSIREATEEELQHGHVHGPGGHHHH, encoded by the coding sequence ATGAATATGTCAAAAACCATCAGCAAAGGAATGGTTGTAGGATTTTCCTATCACCTAAAGAACGCCCAGGGAGAAACTCTGGACCAATCAGACGAACCACTATTATACCTCCACGGCTGGCAAAATATTATTCCCGGTTTGGAAAAAGAATTAGAAGGATTAGTGAACGGAGATTCTAAAAATGTAACTGTACCACCTGAAGATGGTTATGGGACATATAACGAAGCGCTTATTTTTCAAGTTCCCAAAACAGAACTTCCACCCGAAGCAGAGTTAGAGGTGGGAATGGAATTCCAAACGGACACGCCCGAAGGTAGAATGGTTCTATATTTACAAGAGGTTCGTGATGCCGATGTCATTCTGAACGGCAATCACCCGTTAGCTGGAGAAACCCTCCACTTCGATGTTACGATTAAATCCATTCGTGAAGCCACGGAAGAAGAATTACAACACGGTCACGTGCACGGTCCAGGCGGACACCACCACCACTAG
- a CDS encoding RNA recognition motif domain-containing protein, with product MSVNIYVGNLSYDMTEGKLSELFGAHGAVTSAKIITDQYSGRSKGFGFIEMKDGKEADNAIKDLNGKNILNREMKVNIAKPKTNNWR from the coding sequence ATGTCAGTAAACATTTACGTTGGCAACCTCTCTTACGATATGACTGAAGGTAAACTCAGTGAGCTTTTCGGAGCACACGGAGCAGTAACTTCTGCAAAAATCATCACTGACCAGTATTCTGGCCGTTCTAAAGGTTTCGGATTCATCGAAATGAAAGATGGAAAAGAAGCTGATAACGCGATCAAAGATCTTAACGGAAAAAACATTCTTAACCGTGAGATGAAAGTAAACATCGCAAAACCTAAAACAAACAACTGGAGATAA
- a CDS encoding AbrB/MazE/SpoVT family DNA-binding domain-containing protein — translation MGKVIVSPKFQVVIPKEIREQIGVKAGMKLEMITFGNRMELIPIEPIKKLKGSLAGMDRKLDRDRDRI, via the coding sequence ATGGGAAAAGTGATAGTCTCACCAAAATTTCAAGTGGTCATTCCAAAAGAAATTCGTGAACAAATCGGTGTTAAAGCTGGTATGAAACTCGAAATGATAACTTTTGGAAATCGAATGGAGTTAATCCCTATTGAACCAATTAAAAAATTGAAAGGTTCTTTAGCCGGTATGGACAGGAAATTAGATCGAGATAGAGATCGAATTTGA
- a CDS encoding type II toxin-antitoxin system VapC family toxin: MNVVDSSGWLEYFGGTNRANLFSEAIEKTETLLVPSLSLFEIFKKVYKEKGEDLALRIVAHMQLGKVINLDSRISIYAAKISVEKSIPMADSIIYATAQLNKATLWTQDNDFRGLAGVKFFDK; this comes from the coding sequence TTGAATGTAGTTGATTCTTCCGGATGGTTAGAGTATTTCGGTGGCACGAATCGAGCGAATTTATTTTCTGAAGCTATTGAAAAAACAGAAACCTTGCTTGTTCCAAGTTTGTCTTTATTTGAAATTTTCAAAAAAGTTTATAAAGAAAAGGGTGAAGACCTTGCACTTAGAATTGTAGCCCATATGCAACTCGGCAAGGTAATCAATTTGGATTCGAGAATTTCTATTTATGCGGCAAAGATCAGTGTAGAAAAGTCAATTCCGATGGCAGATAGCATCATTTACGCAACAGCCCAATTAAATAAAGCAACACTTTGGACACAAGACAATGATTTCAGGGGTCTAGCAGGGGTTAAGTTTTTCGATAAATAG
- a CDS encoding AAA family ATPase yields MESKNSENLRIDLTSIEQTKTLLTLRGIPGSGKTSLAKAISITNGAPIFSIDSYFEDEAGNYHFDYQKNHLAYKECESKTKQALEQEIPFVIVDNTFTLDWEMEPYVRLAKEYGYRIFIVTVENRHGGNNVHQIPEEQIEKMKGKYKLVL; encoded by the coding sequence ATGGAATCTAAGAATTCAGAAAATTTGAGAATAGATCTCACTTCCATCGAACAAACAAAAACTTTACTTACCTTACGAGGAATTCCCGGTTCAGGAAAAACAAGTTTAGCCAAAGCCATTTCTATTACCAATGGCGCACCTATCTTTTCGATTGATTCCTATTTTGAAGATGAAGCCGGTAATTATCATTTTGATTATCAAAAAAACCATTTAGCTTACAAAGAATGTGAATCCAAAACAAAACAAGCGCTCGAACAGGAAATCCCGTTTGTGATTGTAGACAATACGTTTACTTTAGATTGGGAGATGGAACCTTACGTCCGTTTAGCGAAAGAATACGGATATAGGATATTTATCGTGACAGTGGAAAATCGACATGGCGGAAACAACGTACATCAGATTCCAGAAGAACAAATCGAGAAGATGAAGGGAAAATACAAGTTGGTATTGTAG
- the fumC gene encoding class II fumarate hydratase, translating to MKTRIETDSMGEIEVENSRYWGAQTERSLHHFHIGTDRFPREMIRAFGILKKCAALTNHNLGILSKEKTDLIVNAAEEVIEGKLDDHFPLAVWQTGSGTQTNMNVNEVISNRAIEMAGGVLGSKTPIHPNDDVNKAQSSNDTFPTAMHIACAEQLVHKLIPALQTLHDTLEKKSKDFKSIIKIGRTHLQDATPITLGQEFSGYVQQLFYSIERVKRVLPSVYRLAIGGTAVGTGLNTHPKFAADAAAAIAKETGLPFVSAENKFEALAAHDSLVEVSGVLKTIACSLMKISNDIRWLASGPRAGIGEISIPENEPGSSIMPGKVNPTQSEAMTMVAAQVIGNDVAVNVGGASGNFELNVFKPLIIFNVLNSIRLLADVTLSFEEHCARGIEPNLETIEQNLNRSLMLVTALNPHIGYDNAAKIAKLAHKENSTLKEAGIKLGILTAEQFDLWVKPEEMI from the coding sequence ATGAAAACAAGAATCGAAACCGACTCTATGGGTGAAATCGAAGTGGAGAACTCTCGTTATTGGGGTGCCCAAACGGAGCGTTCCCTCCACCACTTTCATATAGGCACTGATAGATTTCCCAGAGAAATGATTCGAGCTTTCGGGATATTAAAAAAATGCGCAGCTCTCACGAATCATAATCTGGGAATTTTATCCAAAGAAAAAACAGATCTCATCGTAAATGCGGCCGAAGAAGTCATCGAAGGTAAATTGGATGACCACTTTCCTCTTGCGGTTTGGCAAACGGGATCGGGAACACAAACCAATATGAATGTGAACGAAGTCATATCCAACCGTGCCATCGAAATGGCAGGTGGAGTTCTTGGTTCGAAAACACCCATCCATCCGAATGATGATGTCAACAAAGCCCAAAGTTCAAACGATACTTTTCCCACTGCCATGCACATTGCTTGTGCCGAACAACTCGTACACAAACTCATTCCCGCCTTACAAACACTGCATGACACTTTGGAAAAAAAATCAAAAGATTTTAAAAGTATCATAAAAATTGGCCGAACTCATTTGCAGGATGCCACTCCTATTACTTTAGGCCAGGAATTTTCAGGTTATGTACAACAGCTTTTTTATTCGATTGAGAGAGTCAAACGAGTGTTACCTTCTGTTTACCGATTGGCTATTGGGGGAACTGCCGTAGGAACTGGACTCAATACCCATCCTAAATTTGCAGCGGATGCAGCTGCTGCCATTGCGAAAGAAACAGGACTTCCTTTTGTCAGTGCAGAAAACAAATTTGAGGCATTGGCTGCCCATGATTCCCTTGTGGAAGTGAGTGGAGTTTTAAAAACCATCGCTTGTTCCCTTATGAAAATCTCAAACGATATCAGGTGGTTGGCCTCTGGCCCACGCGCAGGGATTGGCGAAATTTCCATTCCCGAAAACGAACCTGGCTCTTCGATTATGCCAGGAAAAGTCAATCCAACACAATCCGAAGCCATGACCATGGTGGCCGCTCAAGTCATCGGAAATGATGTGGCCGTGAACGTGGGTGGTGCTTCAGGAAATTTTGAATTAAACGTATTTAAACCTTTGATTATTTTTAATGTACTCAATTCCATACGACTGTTAGCGGATGTTACTTTGTCATTTGAAGAACATTGTGCCAGAGGTATTGAACCAAACCTTGAAACGATCGAACAGAATTTAAACCGTTCACTGATGCTTGTAACGGCACTGAATCCGCACATCGGGTATGACAATGCTGCAAAAATTGCAAAACTGGCTCACAAAGAAAATTCTACCTTAAAAGAAGCTGGGATCAAATTAGGAATTTTAACTGCCGAACAGTTTGATCTTTGGGTAAAACCGGAAGAGATGATTTAA
- a CDS encoding SRPBCC domain-containing protein — MCKTIKQKVKFKASPKTIYQCISDSKKVTSLTGETAVISNQIGGTFSTMSGKVSGIIVDLAPSKRMVQAWRRSDFPEGIFSMATFTLKETSEGGTEVVLTHRGVPKELIPDVEESWRQNYWDKIRTTLKTQSK, encoded by the coding sequence ATGTGTAAAACAATTAAACAGAAAGTAAAATTTAAAGCCTCACCTAAGACAATTTACCAGTGCATTTCTGATTCAAAGAAAGTTACTTCCCTTACAGGGGAAACGGCTGTGATTAGCAATCAGATCGGTGGAACATTTTCCACCATGTCTGGAAAGGTTTCCGGAATCATCGTTGATCTTGCACCTTCAAAACGAATGGTGCAAGCATGGAGAAGATCCGATTTTCCCGAAGGAATTTTTTCAATGGCTACCTTTACATTGAAAGAAACTTCTGAAGGCGGAACAGAAGTTGTACTCACACACCGCGGTGTTCCGAAAGAACTGATCCCTGATGTGGAAGAAAGTTGGCGCCAAAACTACTGGGATAAAATTCGGACTACTTTGAAAACTCAGTCTAAGTGA
- a CDS encoding fumarate hydratase: protein MPEFFYADPFPLKEDTTEYKLLTKDFVSTVPFGDKEILKVEPEGLTFLAEKAMEDISFYLRTAHLEKVRKILDDPEATPNDRFVAMALLKNAVIAADKQLPSCQDTGTGIVMAKKGEYVITGGDDAEALSRGIYNTYVNRNLRYSQVVPLTMYDEVNSGSNLPAQIDIYSTPGDKYSFLFLAKGGGSANKTYLFQETKALLNPASLEKFITEKVSNLGTAACPPYHIAVVIGGTSAEANLKTVKLASAGYLDHLPTKGDKFGSAFRDIELEEKMLLAAQKSGIGAQFGGKYLAHDFKVIRLPRHGASCPVGLGVSCSADRNIKAKITKDGIYIEKLEYDPSKFLPTIDDVDSNTESVHINLNQPMPEILKVLTKYPVKTRVMLSGRLVVARDIAHAKLKEKLDKGEPLPDYFKNHPVYYAGPAKTPEGMPSGSFGPTTAGRMDSYVPLFQEKGYSMISLAKGNRSKVVTDSCKKNGGFYLGSIGGPAALLAKENIKKVEVLDFPELGMEAVWSIDVENFPAFIVVDDKGNDFFQMLN, encoded by the coding sequence ATGCCAGAGTTTTTTTACGCCGATCCTTTTCCTTTAAAAGAAGACACTACCGAATACAAATTATTAACAAAAGATTTTGTAAGCACTGTCCCCTTTGGTGATAAAGAAATTTTAAAAGTGGAACCGGAAGGGCTTACCTTCCTTGCCGAAAAAGCAATGGAAGACATCTCTTTTTATCTAAGAACTGCCCACCTCGAAAAAGTTCGTAAAATTTTAGACGATCCGGAAGCAACACCTAATGATCGCTTTGTGGCTATGGCTCTTCTTAAAAATGCTGTGATTGCTGCTGACAAACAACTCCCTTCTTGTCAAGATACAGGAACCGGGATTGTGATGGCAAAAAAAGGGGAATACGTGATCACAGGCGGTGATGATGCGGAAGCACTTTCTCGCGGAATTTATAATACGTATGTAAACCGAAACTTACGTTATTCACAAGTGGTTCCTCTCACTATGTATGACGAAGTCAATTCCGGTTCTAATTTGCCAGCCCAAATTGATATTTATTCCACTCCTGGTGACAAATACAGTTTCTTATTTTTGGCAAAAGGTGGTGGGTCTGCGAACAAAACTTACCTTTTCCAAGAAACGAAGGCACTTCTCAATCCGGCCTCACTCGAAAAGTTCATCACAGAAAAAGTATCCAACTTAGGAACAGCAGCCTGTCCACCTTACCACATCGCTGTGGTGATTGGAGGAACGTCAGCAGAAGCCAATTTAAAGACCGTAAAACTAGCGTCAGCTGGATATTTAGATCATTTGCCAACCAAAGGAGACAAATTTGGATCTGCATTCCGAGACATAGAACTGGAAGAAAAAATGTTATTGGCAGCTCAAAAATCAGGGATTGGAGCTCAGTTTGGTGGAAAGTATTTGGCCCATGATTTTAAAGTCATTCGACTTCCTCGCCATGGTGCTTCTTGTCCGGTGGGACTTGGTGTGAGTTGCAGTGCCGATCGTAACATCAAAGCAAAAATTACAAAAGATGGAATTTATATAGAAAAACTAGAATATGATCCATCTAAGTTTTTACCAACCATTGATGATGTAGATTCTAACACCGAATCAGTTCATATCAATCTTAATCAACCAATGCCTGAAATTCTAAAAGTTCTTACTAAGTATCCTGTGAAAACGCGTGTTATGTTGTCGGGTCGCCTCGTTGTTGCTCGTGACATTGCTCATGCAAAGTTAAAGGAAAAATTGGATAAGGGAGAACCGCTTCCTGATTATTTCAAAAACCATCCTGTGTATTATGCAGGTCCTGCCAAAACTCCAGAAGGAATGCCTTCCGGTTCATTCGGTCCAACAACAGCGGGCCGTATGGATAGTTACGTTCCTCTTTTCCAAGAAAAAGGTTATTCGATGATCTCACTTGCCAAAGGGAACCGTTCCAAAGTGGTTACCGATAGTTGCAAAAAGAACGGCGGGTTTTATCTCGGATCCATCGGAGGACCTGCCGCATTACTTGCCAAAGAAAATATCAAAAAGGTAGAAGTGTTGGATTTTCCTGAGTTAGGAATGGAAGCTGTTTGGTCCATTGATGTGGAGAACTTTCCTGCCTTTATCGTAGTGGATGATAAAGGAAATGATTTTTTCCAAATGTTGAATTAA
- a CDS encoding LA_2444/LA_4059 family outer membrane protein, with translation MKQNLIYIFLVSVSSMIFAEGEGRETERPLPEGNSKKSEWSLLLKRQTYQYLPYEYTSLTDKNESIVPTRSSSALKENGKVLIPFVFSYENIEKGFKVDLSYFEIEIVNANTLLYQQSAQGGNVSRFYLSPTARSEFELNLYQTFLLNKDWKLYLGGGVRNINRYLYGNYLGQGTFKEYFFTYGPQVSVQSIYQLTEELAFQLTMDVFYTQGTRFFKQPNLMEDRFQYSLSTTGTEGIFRGYEWDSSLSYSFHPNMKFFVGYNMIVSKFSYLHYDEIQFSRNTANLGSQNPSVTDNWEWNLPKKSENFERLRGIYLGMMVSF, from the coding sequence ATGAAGCAGAACCTAATTTACATATTTCTTGTTTCTGTCTCTTCGATGATTTTTGCGGAAGGCGAAGGTCGGGAAACAGAAAGACCATTACCAGAGGGAAACAGTAAAAAATCAGAGTGGAGTTTGCTTTTAAAAAGACAGACCTACCAATACCTTCCTTACGAATATACTTCTCTCACTGATAAAAACGAATCCATTGTCCCCACTCGTTCCAGCTCGGCTTTGAAAGAAAATGGAAAGGTTCTCATTCCCTTTGTATTCAGTTATGAAAACATAGAAAAAGGTTTCAAAGTGGATCTTTCTTATTTTGAAATTGAAATCGTAAACGCAAATACTCTACTTTACCAACAGTCGGCCCAAGGTGGAAATGTATCCCGGTTTTATCTTTCTCCGACGGCTCGCTCTGAGTTTGAACTAAACCTTTACCAAACATTTTTACTTAACAAAGATTGGAAATTATATCTGGGAGGTGGGGTTCGTAATATCAACAGATATCTCTATGGGAACTATTTAGGCCAAGGAACCTTCAAAGAATATTTTTTTACGTATGGCCCGCAAGTTTCTGTCCAATCTATCTACCAACTCACCGAAGAATTGGCATTCCAACTAACAATGGATGTATTCTACACACAAGGCACTCGGTTTTTCAAACAACCCAACTTAATGGAGGACAGATTCCAATATTCCCTATCCACTACCGGTACAGAAGGAATCTTTCGCGGTTATGAATGGGATAGTTCTCTCTCCTATTCGTTTCATCCGAATATGAAATTTTTTGTGGGTTATAATATGATTGTTTCTAAGTTCTCCTATTTGCATTACGATGAAATTCAATTTAGCCGTAACACTGCAAATTTAGGATCACAGAATCCTTCCGTGACAGACAATTGGGAATGGAACCTCCCGAAAAAATCAGAAAACTTTGAACGTTTGCGTGGGATTTATTTGGGAATGATGGTTAGTTTTTAA
- a CDS encoding class I SAM-dependent DNA methyltransferase yields MDTNVFDQLAKEYDTNERIELAKIIASAVQTECQNSQSKTLFDYGCGTGLVGLTLTSLVEHVLLIDASEPMLDIVREKIKRTNIHNAEVIHSNFLQNSKTKKADILLVSLVLLHIPDTKKILKFFYEILNPQGKIILVDFDKNEKINHPKVHNGFTDLEIKSLLSAVGFHNINKNTFYHGKNIFMKEDASLFLATGIK; encoded by the coding sequence ATGGACACAAATGTTTTTGACCAACTTGCAAAAGAGTATGATACAAACGAAAGAATAGAATTAGCAAAAATCATTGCCAGTGCCGTGCAAACAGAATGCCAAAATAGCCAATCAAAAACTTTATTTGACTATGGTTGTGGCACGGGTCTTGTCGGCCTTACCTTAACATCTTTAGTGGAACATGTACTTTTGATTGATGCATCAGAACCCATGTTAGACATTGTCCGAGAAAAAATCAAAAGAACCAACATACACAATGCAGAGGTAATCCACTCCAACTTTCTGCAAAATTCGAAAACAAAAAAAGCAGATATTTTACTGGTTTCTTTGGTTCTTTTGCATATCCCCGATACAAAAAAGATTTTAAAGTTTTTTTATGAAATTCTAAATCCCCAAGGAAAGATCATCCTAGTTGATTTTGATAAAAATGAAAAGATAAATCATCCTAAAGTGCATAACGGATTTACCGATTTAGAAATTAAGTCCTTACTCTCTGCAGTTGGGTTTCATAATATAAATAAAAATACGTTTTATCATGGAAAAAATATTTTTATGAAAGAAGATGCTTCGCTATTTTTGGCAACAGGGATCAAATAA